The window CGCCACCGCCTGCCCGACCCCATCGAACTCGCCAATCGCCTCGAGGAAGCCCGCACCTCAGCCAAACTCCTCGAACAGCTCGTCGCCTCCACGCCCACCCAAGAAGTCCTCGCCAACGATCTCATCAAGGAGTTCTCCGAGCGCTGCACTGGCGCCAGCAAGTCCATCCAGGGGTACATGTCCTGCGAGAACCCCGCACCGGACAACGACACGATGGAGTCcctcatcgacaccaacgagcAGCTCCAGCAAGCCctcaaccagcaccaccgcgCCGTCCTCCAAGCCAAGAAACACCTCGGCGAGGCCAGATcggacaacaacacccccgtTTCCCCCTCGAGCCAACAAGACCAACCCCCTGTCCCGCCCAGAAAACCAATGGGGAGTGGCTATGGTGGGAACGGGTTTGGGGTAGCAGGCGGCGCGGGGTTTGGACCGTCAGGGTCGAGTTCAAGAAGCAACAGTAATGGAAAGGGGAAGGCATCTGCCGAACCGTCGTACCGGACGAATAACCCCAACCCGGCGTATGGACCTTCGGCGAGTATGGCTGGGCCGTCGAGGTCGAATACGGGTACTCCTGCGCAGCAGGAGGATGATCCGTTCCGTGATCCTGAGCCGAGACTCTCGACGAACAATAGAAGAGTCAGCGAGGATGAGACGCCTAGGTTGGGGTATGAGCCTTTTCATCccgggtttggagggggaggggcagggaaCGGGAGTGCAGGGGAGCAGGTAGGGGCAGGGCCGTCCTcgaagaagaacaaggatGTTGAGCCGGTGACGCCCATATCGGATGCgacggaggagcaggaggatgcGTACACTCGGGCCgcgagggagaggccgaCAgctggggggagtgggagtgagCAGGTGGTGAAGGACCCGGGGCCGCTGTACAGGTACTAGACTGCGACTCGGGCCGAGAAGCGGGAAGAGGCAGTTGTGATGGTCGGGTAGGAGCTGGGAGAGAGGGATcggaggggtgggattggaggggtgggattggAGGGCTGTCAGGGTGGTGGCTGCCgatgaaaggggggaggaagcgTGATATGGAAGTGATGGATCAATTTTTCCGGTGAGGTTTGACGATTCTGGAAGTGAGCTCGTGGTGTGAGGGTGGtgcggtgtggtggtgatggatatGTGTGCTGTCCAAGGGCGGGAGCCCCATAGCCGTCAGTTCCTGCTGATCTGACAGGCTGGCTCGATGCTATACTAATCGCAAGCCAATGAAGAGAACGTGGCCGGGAAGACGCTCATCGGTCTGGACTTTTAGCAATTGGGCGTCCATGCGGCTGTGGTCTCGCGTGGCGGCGAGAAAGAAAGGTCTCAGTCATCTATCTCGCTTTTTTGGGGAggcgcgggggaggggaagggggatgtcTTGGATGACAGACGCCCACTCAGTTCAACGTGCATAGATGCCCGATGAacagttggtgatgaagagggtATTGTCGAAAAGGGAGTAAGCTTGGCGAGGAAGCCGGTCgttgggagaagaaaagaggggaaaagcaagaaaaagaaaacatatCACTTTTCTTTACAGCAAGCGCACTTtgcaccacacacacacacacaccacgcCACACCAAACCCACACCGATAGGGTGTTCGTCGGCTGCTACCTAGCACCATGACTCGCCGTCGGGCTTTCTGGGCTTGTCTTGGACCAGGTCTAGGCCTCTTTGGAGCTCATATACATGCCTTATCACTGTGGAGGGTTTTGATCCGATGGGGTTTATGGGCAGATtcgaaaagggggggggggacggGAGAGGGTAATTTGGGGAGGGATACATATTGCAAAGAGAGGGTTTTTTACGTTTCCTATTCAGATATCACCGTCATGTATGCGGCGGAAAGAGCGTTCATATCTGTTGATTTCATCGGCTTCTAGTTCACAGGTAGTTCTTTGCTTCTTATTGTTTATAAACATGATTTCTCACACACTAATCTGTCACGGTTCTGTACTGGAGACTTCTTGGTGATCCGTGATTCTTCCACCATATGCCGGAGGGAAACGCGCCAGTGGCCGATGATTGGAGGATAGGGGTTACcgcaaaacaaacaaaaaaagcaaTTCTAGGCGTTGAGTTGCACCTCGATCGATGATGACCAAGCATGtgcccatcttcttcttaCCCTCTCGCATTCCCTGGAGCCTCGAGCACGAGACAACGTTACTTTTGGTTGGCCCGGCTGCAAACCGCAAGGCTGCCGGTGGGACAGCCCGGCCCAGTTCCCGATCACGCAACTCCCagctgggtgaggttgaccGGGAAGCTGCATGTGCATACCGAGAAAGTGCGCTGAAGAAGGCAACAAGTGGGAAGTGGCTTGCACACCACATGTGAAAGTCTATGCAGATAAGGCATTCGTATTACAGTGCGGGTAGGCGGATGTTGTTGCCTTATAAGGAGTTTCGTGGTAGCTCACGGCGCGGGCCGAAGCACTGACGGCTTTCCCACCTGACTGGCTGATGATTTCTGCCATCAGAGTTAGGGAGCCATGGAACTCAAGAGATACTGTGGCCAAGGGTGAATCTTCCATGAGAACAGCATACCTATCTCATGCTTCGTCCCTGGCGTGAGCTGGTTTGGAAGCGGCCTTTTGAAAGTTATCTGAAAATGTCCAGTGCGTCAGTAGCAAACCTGTCCTCTACCCTACCACTCTGCAGTTTCATTCTCGCATGGACATCCCACACGGATGTCGCACAAGTTTTGAACATGGGGAAAGACAGTGGATCGTTACCTTGGGGGGCTGCCCGGAGAGAGACGGTCGAGTTCCGGCGGTTATCTCGACGTTGAACAGACATCAGATGTAAGCCAGTTCGAAACTCGTCCCATGTCTTCTGACTTGAATGATTAGCCAATCTCAAAACTACCACGGACAATGACAAGGGATTGAACATACGGTTTGTGGGAAGTCTCTGTTGCGCCATCTCATGGACCCCATGACGGCCTCGGTCAGGGTAGGGGAGCGGGTGGCTTttctcatccatccccaCTAGAATGTGTAGCATGAGAGCTACGGAGAAGGTCTGGTTGGGCAGAGTTGACCGGTTACAGGAAGTTCGCGAGGCGGGATGGCTGTCGACCTGTCCTTGCCCGCCCTCACCCACCATGTTCTCTGTCGAGGGACAGGAGGTTCCTCACCGGTCAAAGAAGCAACTTCTAAAGATGGTAAGCATCCCGCACGATACCTCGCCATCAGCGGATGTTGTGTTCGGGTGCTTGGCTTGGTTGAGAGTCGTCCTACCCCAGATCGTGGGGACCTTTTGAGCAGCTCTGTTCTGAGGTGACGCTGTCAGCGAGGACAAATGACGAGGTGCTGTGGCATGGATAGCTGTAGGGTGCCGTAAAATATCCGTGTCCTGCTCTGATGCGAGCAAAAATGCTTGTGAGAGGTGAGTTCTCAACTTGACAAGGAGATGAGCGCGATTTTTCTCACGCCTATTGTACTACTCTGCAGGCCAAAAACAAGACAAGTCAAAAATCCAAAATGTCGATCAAATCACCCTCGGTTCCGAAGCGGAAGCGACCTTGCTGATAATCAGACGAGGGGGGAAGGCGAGTGATGGGATCTTCAGCTCTCTCCCTAGCATGATCATATTTTTGAGGACAGCGCGGTTTCACTCCCTCCGTCCCGATGACCATCCTGAGTGTCTAGACCTGTCGAGTCTCCCGAAACTCACGTCACTGTGACAGAGTTTGTGTGCTCTCCACGGAGCATAGTCCGCGGCAACTGCCCAGAACGCCTCGCTCCCGGTACACATGCTCTAGCGCCCCTGATGTTTCAACACGACCGCTGTGCGCGCTTGTCTTCAAttccatcacctccttcatATGCATTTCCGGCAAGACAAGAATGGGTTCATGATGGAGGTCTTCTATGCATAAATGTCAGGGTCGCTGGCATCTAATCCAGGAAGACGGTGTCTGCCAGTCTGGGCCTCCATCCGAGTCTTCTTGCCTCACCCTACAAAACACCGTGTGCCGATTGTCTATTAGGACTCCCAGCATTGACGGCTCTCTCCTGAGTGACCGCGGTCAGTACCCTTGGCACTTGCAACCATCTGTGCTAGTCCATTTCAGTCAAACTACCTGCCACCTGATAGCCGCTCAGCTGTCGAAGCTAGCCTTGATACTTTTGAGCATCGACGATTACCCGTCGATATTTCTGCAGCCAGGGCTCTCGGTTCCAGTCAACAAGGCGTTGTGCTGACTGCAGGATGACATCGGTTCATCATGGCAACAATCTGATAGGGGACAGTATAGAACACGATGTCCATCCTGATAGGGTTGCTGTGATGATTAGGGACAACCTCCCCGAGCTTCAAAGCATTCTCTTCTCATTCACCAGCAGAGTTGTACGTTATTCGCCCTGTCTAATGTTTTGCTAGCTAACATAACATATCACAGACAGGCCGCTCCTGGATGCTTACAACAGTTCTTCAGTCACCTGCCTTGACGTCTCGTCGGCCCAGGGTGCAAATGCTGGGGCTTCCACTTATGCGGGCCGACAGTTGCGACTACATCAGCTCCATCCCCAGGAGGCATCTCACTTGGTTGAGCGTGACCGGACCGGGATCGTTTGTCACCCTCAACATGTTGAAGCAACGGCTCATGCAGACACGTGGTCTGGAAACACTTCACCTGCGCAATTTTGCCGAGCGTTCCTTCGAGTTCGTGAGCAATGAGAGATTGCCACCCCTTCTGGAGCTGGTTCTTGAGAGCTATGACTGGCGACACTCTCTGGAAGAGAGCACCAACAACTGGGACTTTTCTCAACTCAAGGTCCTCATGCTATTCTCGGTTAAGCATCTGACGAGCCTGTTCAGAGTCATCTCGCAAGTCCCGCACCGTTTGGAGACGTTGGTTTTCGACATGGAATGGGGCCCTGAAGTCATACCGAGTCTTCAAACGCTTTGCGAATGTCCCAGTCTACACACGGTTGTGGTCCGCCTTCCGCCCAAGCTGCCAACCACCGACACAGaccttctccaacagctccaGATACCCCTCAAGGAGGCCCACGACAACCTCGCGTATAAGCTGGCCGCGggcatcatccacctcctgctCCGAACTAGATTCGGCAATACCAAGTGGCAAGACATCTATGTCCTGTTCGGGGAGTGGAAGATGTGGGATAACGCCGGGCTGCATCCAGGCTACTACTTCAAGTACATCGGCCCCGTCAGTGAAGGGATGCACATTGAAAACCTCAACAAATTCGACATGCAGGCGCTGTTGGCAACAGTGGCCAGAATGACGGGTGCTGGAGCAGAGGGTGCCACAACGCTGGACGAcgcaaaaaagaagaaggcaagACGTCCCCAGCCTGTCGGGCAGGGTGGGGACAGGATGGGATTCTATCACGAGGTGTATGGTTTGCGCTCCTTGTTGGCGTCGAAGCCGTTGGATAGGAtttctttgtctttttgAAGGCTATCTGGCATGACATCTCTTCTACTTTCCAGTGCTCggtcgacatcatcacatGGCAGACTCGATGCCTCAATCTCCATTTACAAGAATTGGTTTTCCTTATCTGGATCTTTCAGCTTCATTTTCCTCCCTTCTTTAATCCTTTTGCTTTGTTAGTTTCCTTTTGGCTTTGGACCCTTGCCTGCTTTTCTTGCCCATCATTTCCCGTGTTCTTGACTCGtatcttcctcgccaacatTCCTTTTCATtgaccatcttcttctcgactTCTTTTACATGAGTGAGTCAATAACCGACCTCTTTGTTGCTTCAAGTCATTCCTCTCGGGCAATTTCGTTTTAGTTGGCAATTGTTCAAGGCTGATCTGGTTTTCAAGAACTTGCTCCAAGGCAGGGGGCGATGATCTCTCATTTGGGCTGGTGTCTGGAGGTTGCTTCGGGTGGCAGTCTGCCGGTACCAGGATAGAGCAGCCAGGGGTCAAGGGTTTGGGTAGGCGTTTCCGTTGGCGGTGCAAGAGATATGCGGCAAGGACGAAGAGACTGAAAAAGCTGTTTTCCTGATGAGGACCTGGAGACAGAATACCATCTAGGGGCGTGGCCAAGGCAGTGGATAAGCAAATATATTCTGCCTTCTGCCGTGCTCGACCCACTGATCGTGCTTTGTGACTGAACGAGATCAGCCAATATCGCATGCGTGACCACGCGTCGTCTGCTCCTCCTGTCAGCAAGTTCTGAATGACCTTGGAATACTTCGCGGCGATATGTTTGTTTCCTTATATTTTACAGAAATTATTCTTAcaaatcaccaccccctccccctatTTCGgcacaccttcctcctccttctccatcctcctcctcacctcccccaacttctGCTCCAGCGACACCTTTTGCTTCCAGAGCTCTCCCTTTGAGTTTTCGAGCATGGCCACTTTTTCGTCGGTGGTGAGCTCCTGGACCTTTTGTTTTTCCTAATGACTCTTTGTTAGCACACCCGAGTTTCACAACCGTCTACCTACCCCCGATGTATAATTTCAAGACGCAATTTATGCTTGATTTCGGGACATAGGAAATGGAAATGGGTTCcgtgagaaaaaaaatataaTAAAAAAattaaataaaaaaaaataaaaaaaaataaaagatAAAATAAATAAAATAATACAAAGAAATAAAAGATAAAATAAGTAGAAtaataaaaataaaataaaccATACAAGTAAATAAACTTAAAAACTAAAAATTAAAAAATTAAAGAAGAAAATCTTATGCAGAATGGTGTGGATATGGGGGTTTGGAAAAAAGAGAGGGCGGCCAGGGGGGGACGAACCTCGTTCCACTCCCTCTGCGTCTTCAACCCGGCGCCGTAGATGGACCCGGTGAATGCCGTCGCGGCGAAGGCGCCGGTCCAGATGAGGCGTTTCCAGCGGGGTGCTGGCTCGGGTTTCCCGTctgttgttgactttgggTCGGCTTTTCCTTGGCTTTGCTGCCTCGTGGAAGATTTGCTGTAGGGTTGGGATTTGAGGTGGGGGGCTGAGGTTGTGAAGGTTCGTTTGGGGGGGAGTCGAAGGAGGGTTTGTGGTGATCGGGACATTTTGGGTGGGTTTGTTGTGACTTATAAAGTCTTATGATTTGGTGAGCTTGTGGTGAGCTTGAGACTGTTTTATTTAAGTACACAATTGATAGACAAAtaaggggtgggtggggtgagggtttgttggtgagtCGTTGCTCACACTGTCATGATGAAGATTGACTGAGTGAGCTGTGATGTCTCTTGAGTGAAAGCAAGGGTTTGAGGCGCACGGACCTGCAGTATGTCAGGGCCGGATAACCGGGACGGACCGTTTAGCGCTAAACGGATTGCTTGGTTTGCTTTGCCGGGAAAGTGGGGCTTCTAACTTCTGCCTTCTTTCAAGAACACAACTCAAACTGGGAAGTTGGCAGCTTCTTGGGGAGGCAAGTCTGTCTGCTGACTGAGATGATTGAGGGGGTAGTGAGTAATCGCCCTGCGTTTCATGTCCCATcgggagagagggaaaatGGAGATGGGAATTGGGTCTCGAATAGACGGTGCAGGATGTTCAGTTGTGGTTTACCAGACAGTTTTGTCTCATTGCCTCGAGTGGCATTTTGTTCTAGACAAGCGAGGTTGGTGTCTTCCCGCTCCAGCTCCACGTGTTGTGTGTCTGATTCGATTCGCTCAATCTGAGTGGTGAGGTCAGCTTCTGGATCGCCAATGTTTCTTCACTGATGACACCTTTTTGAGACAATCAAGACCTCAACTTATCCCCTGTTTTGCACCTACCACTCCCCTTTTGACAACACATCTGCAGACCCCCTCATATCCTTCCCTCCATAGTTTTCCAGTTTCGAGAACATGACCCCCCGCGTCTTCATAATCCGCCACGGCGAAACCACCTGGTCCCTCTCCGGCAAGCAcacctccacaaccaacatccccctcaccgCCTCGGGCGAGAAGCGCGTCCTAGCCACCGGCCGCGCCCTCGTCGGCAACGACCGTCTCATCGtcccctccaagctctcccaCATCTATGTCTCCCCTCGCCTCCGCGCCCAGCGCACGTTGGAGCTCTTAAACATTGCTTACCGGTCGCACACCCCTCTTCTGAGCCCGGCTCGGGAAGGGGGTATCCCCTGTCAAGCTGAGGTTGAGATCACGGAGGACATCAGAGAGTGGGATTACGGCGACTATGAGGGGATCACCTCTCCCGAGATCAACAGGATTAGAAAGGAGCaggggttggatgatgggaggaagTGGGATATCTGGCGAGATGGGTGTCCTGGTGGGGAGTATGCCAGACCATGACTGTTCGTTACTGGAGGGATGGCTGACTGTGAGCAGGAGCCCAGCGGATATCACTGCTAGGCTAGATAGACTGATCCAGGACATCAGGGAGAAATGGCATCGTCCAGTGATGGAGGGCGAGAATGTCGgcgaggggaagaagggcgaCGTCCTGATCGTTGCACATGGCCACATACTCCGAGCTTTTGCGCAGAGGTGGGCGGGAAAGGAACTTCATGACGGACCAACGTTTTTGCTCGAGGCAGGAGGTGTCGGGACGCTGAGGTATGTATTGCGCGCCGACTTTGCTCTGGGTACGTGCGAGCGGTCTGCTGAGAAACGACAGTTATGAACACCACAATATCAACGAACCTGCCATTTTACTTGGTGGTGCATTTGTCGTCGGGGACGATTGGTGAGTGGTCCTCTGCCTGGTatcgacgaggagctcgaggatggGATAGCTAACCAAGCCAATGTGGCAGAGCTGCTAGAGTTGCCACTGTGAGAGAATGATGGTGGTACACGTATCAGTCGACGCCGCACCTAGACTTGCAGCCGAGGATTGTAGAGATCGTGTACATGCGACTTCCTAGATAGGTATTGTGACCAGTTGCTATGGAGGATACACCTTGGTGGGTATGTTACTTGTGGTATTACAGTTGTTTTGGAATACCGCTTGCAATGCATCGTTATCGCATCCAAGAGTCGTCTTCTTGATCATGTCGGAAATCTCGAGCAGCATGATGCCATCAATATTCTTATTCCTCCAATAGAATCCTAAACCATTCAATTGGATAAGCTAACACAAGAGGCCCATTGTTTTACCGCCATGGCCGCTAAGCTGCAGCAAAGCGGTTTGTTTACTTCCCCTGAAGTGTGGATCTTCGATTCCTCCTTCCACCCTTCCACTACCCAGGTGCCATCGCGCCAAAACTTGGATGAAAGGGAAGATTGATCGAGCAAGgcaaaaaagacaagaaacgGCACAAACATGCCAGTCACAACCAGCCCATTGCAAAACGGGGAAACCGAGAATATAACGACCAGTCACAGTGGCCCATCACACTGCAAGTGGTGTTACAGTCAATGCCAATATTTTCCCTTTCCGGTTGCGCGACTGCACCACACTTTGCAACGCACACACCAGATGCTGGCCACATTGGAACATCGGCACGAATGCACCGCATGATGGCTACAAGTGAAAGAACTCTCCTTGTCGTGCTGCCGGCCATCGTTACGTCCACAAAGTAGACGTCGCACACTAGTGGACCACTTGCTTGCATGAGGGGGCGGCCTGCAATGGCCCAATACCTATGCGGTACCGCCCCAAAAGGAAAATATGGGAGAGGGGATACGCGGCGTTTTCCATGCGTGTTTCGCCCATGTCTCTCCTGTTTTCATCGGGACCTCCGAAATCGAACACGCACCGGTTCGGCAAACATCATCCTGACAACACGCCGGCCATGTCATCGCGAAATTGACCTGAAAGATCAACGTAACCTCCATCATCCTTGATGTCATGACACTGAGATGAGATCGCACCACACGACAATGCCGCATGGATCTCAAAGGACCCGAACTTCGCGCCGTGGAATTCAAACAACTGGGCTACGTCGTGTACCGCCATTCCACCTGGTCCAAAGTGTCAGAGTGAGGTTCATAAAGATTGCCAGCCCCGATTTGATACCAAACGGACAGGTGTTTCACCCGAACATACCTTCGGCGCAAGTGATTCTGGTCGGACACAATTTGGTGTCTTTCAactcccatcatctcaacAGAACTTCGTTCATTTCAGTCCCCATGTTGGTGTTCCCATTGTTGACTCCACTCGTGATAGTTTGACCTCACAACGCCGGTCCGTGCAACCCCTTACCGACAGCCAGGGGATGGCTCCACAGCAAAGCCATCACAACAAGAACTGCAGAGATTTGATTGAATGCGATGTTCAAACAACAAAATGTGTATTTTCGGTGGATCGGGGCAGCGGTATCTGGCCGTGGTTTGGCTCTCTCAACAAGGTGCGGCGAACTTGGTTCTGCTGTGCAAGTTAGCGATGGCAATGGCCAGCAGAAGAATAACTAACAAAGCAGAAGGGAAACTACTCGTCACTACTTACTGACTATAAAAGCAAGTTTTGATCGGTTACTTAACTCACCTGCTTTTTGCACTCCCAGTATCATCAGAAGAACAAGACTAGGCAGCCTTGCGCAAGATGGTCGATGCTGTATTGAGCGGCTGGAAGCATCAGCTGTCTAGGCCCGCGACACTTTTGCAGTCGGGTTGGTAAGTCAGTCAGCTTCCACAATATCTGTCCCGCATTGTCTCTAACCTCGAGCAAGCCAGCGCCCCGGGGGTTGGCAGTGGTGTGTCTGTAGAACGGGTACCAGTGACAATGTGTCGACCCATGGCTGGCTGTCCACGCCGCACCCAGGCGTGGTAACCGCTCAGAAGATGTCACAGTCCTCTGGCTCGTCGAGGAATTGCGTGGCTTGTTGGTGTCTGGCTGGGCAGCGCAATGAAGCGTGTCGAGGGGGGGTCGAGCGTCGGAGAAGGGGAATCAGCTGAAAGTTCCACTAGGGATGTGGAAACCTTGGAACCTCGGGCTGGGGCGCCTGCATTTTGCCATCTCTGTGGGTGTTGATCGTCGATTAGCGAATCGCGATACTTTCCTCTGTGGAACAGTTGGCAACCGCAACCACAAAGGATGGAGGGTAGAGTAAGCTGACCAAAGCAGTAGAATGAGCTTGCACAAGGGCGAGCAGGCATGGCGGCATCACAGCCACAGCGACCAATATCCTCGAGTTGGGAATTATCCCCGATCCAGCAGGTCAATAGTTCCCTGGGATTGATTATTGATTATGACGAGATCACGAAATCATCGCCATGCTGTTGGGTCGCAAGCCCTCCACACTGTCATAGCTTGGCATAACCCGCCGCTCAGGTTCTTGACGCCTCCCAGATAAGCGGGCTCTTGTCCCTTGCCATCACAACGCCACGATACTGTCCCTCGGGTACTTCGGGCAAAGACGACAGAACGATTCGATAACGACAGTCCAGATTCGGGAGATACCGAAACATCcatggggaggaagatgggcaGCGTGTCGCAAAGGACGCAACCATACCGAATGGAGGAGGTTCGCAGGTGGCATGAACGACATGGATCACAGCGGTGTCTGGAAGCATGTCAGATTTCTCCGAAACAATGTGACAGGTAACATACTGGGGCAGTCGACATCTCTCGGATTTGTTGGGAAGGTTCATGATAAACCCGGGCTCCATGCTCGCAACCTCGTGCTCCTTGTTCGGTGGACTCGGTGTGATCCAGAGTGCGCTTGTAATCCTTTAGATGCAGGGTGAACTGAATCAAGTAACGACAAGTTTGGGTTGATATGCGCAGACCGAGATGTCCGAGACGCGAAGTTTGAGCCTGAACGGACCTGAACGGGAATATGCAAGGTCCAATGTCGTCTATCCACAGCAAAAGATGGCCAAAGGAAGATGGGAGTCGCAGTCAATCGATGTCATGTTGCTGGAGAGAGTCTGAACCGCCCCTCGGCATCACAACAGCCTATGGCAGTGCCAATGCAGTGGCTTGACGGACGACACAACTTAGGTACCTAGCTCAAAGTCAAACTGCCTGGAGGGAACGAGGAGAGGTGTCCACTGTTCCCGGGCCATCCTTCTTGCCAACAGACCACCAACGGCCGTGCCTTTGAAAACTCCCGAGGCCAGGATCTAGTTGGGAGCCAATCTCAAGCTCAGCGGAACAGGCTCCGAACCCTGTTGCCATTCCAAAAACAAAGAAGCCACCCGGGTGAAACCAGCGAAAACGAGTTATCGACGACCTGCTCAAACACTCAAGACCTACCGATCTTACCTTACCACATCTCGCCCCCGTACCAGCGGCCAACCAACGCTCGGTCAGTCGCGTTCGCCGTTGGAGACCAGACCGGTACACCACAAGGCCTGGACGAGGCCAACACACGCTCGGAAACTCCCGCAGTCAGTCCAAAAACAAACCGCCAGACCGCCACTGCAGGAACCTCTGCATTCTATTGTGGGCGAGCCATGGTTCGTGCATTCCACACCCAGACTATCTTGCAT is drawn from Podospora pseudocomata strain CBS 415.72m chromosome 1 map unlocalized CBS415.72m_1, whole genome shotgun sequence and contains these coding sequences:
- a CDS encoding uncharacterized protein (EggNog:ENOG503PB0P; COG:S) → MTSVHHGNNLIGDSIEHDVHPDRVAVMIRDNLPELQSILFSFTSRVTGRSWMLTTVLQSPALTSRRPRVQMLGLPLMRADSCDYISSIPRRHLTWLSVTGPGSFVTLNMLKQRLMQTRGLETLHLRNFAERSFEFVSNERLPPLLELVLESYDWRHSLEESTNNWDFSQLKVLMLFSVKHLTSLFRVISQVPHRLETLVFDMEWGPEVIPSLQTLCECPSLHTVVVRLPPKLPTTDTDLLQQLQIPLKEAHDNLAYKLAAGIIHLLLRTRFGNTKWQDIYVLFGEWKMWDNAGLHPGYYFKYIGPVSEGMHIENLNKFDMQALLATVARMTGAGAEGATTLDDAKKKKARRPQPVGQGGDRMGFYHEVYGLRSLLASKPLDRISLSF
- the SHB17 gene encoding Sedoheptulose 1,7-bisphosphatase (EggNog:ENOG503P0AY; COG:G) — protein: MTPRVFIIRHGETTWSLSGKHTSTTNIPLTASGEKRVLATGRALVGNDRLIVPSKLSHIYVSPRLRAQRTLELLNIAYRSHTPLLSPAREGGIPCQAEVEITEDIREWDYGDYEGITSPEINRIRKEQGLDDGRKWDIWRDGCPGGESPADITARLDRLIQDIREKWHRPVMEGENVGEGKKGDVLIVAHGHILRAFAQRWAGKELHDGPTFLLEAGGVGTLSYEHHNINEPAILLGGAFVVGDD
- a CDS encoding uncharacterized protein (EggNog:ENOG503NWIB; COG:S), producing the protein MMKNFSMNKVLGTIKKRNTSDSTTDIPAVVDPATEQPQDTAARCVKAFCESRGSSTGDDVIYLPAIVEAAVASPVAATESARLIRKFLSRDYWSRPACQYNAIMLIRILSDNPGPGFTRNFDKKFVDVCKDLLRTGRDSSVRQLLMETLDTFETSKGYDEGLNLIIAMWQKEKKKAYEAYSTTPSTYATPRNHNVPPYPQQYPQQPPSQYPQSPHHHSHHHSSSRSSRHRLPDPIELANRLEEARTSAKLLEQLVASTPTQEVLANDLIKEFSERCTGASKSIQGYMSCENPAPDNDTMESLIDTNEQLQQALNQHHRAVLQAKKHLGEARSDNNTPVSPSSQQDQPPVPPRKPMGSGYGGNGFGVAGGAGFGPSGSSSRSNSNGKGKASAEPSYRTNNPNPAYGPSASMAGPSRSNTGTPAQQEDDPFRDPEPRLSTNNRRVSEDETPRLGYEPFHPGFGGGGAGNGSAGEQVGAGPSSKKNKDVEPVTPISDATEEQEDAYTRAARERPTAGGSGSEQVVKDPGPLYRY
- a CDS encoding uncharacterized protein (EggNog:ENOG503P81F): MSRSPQTLLRLPPKRTFTTSAPHLKSQPYSKSSTRQQSQGKADPKSTTDGKPEPAPRWKRLIWTGAFAATAFTGSIYGAGLKTQREWNEEKQKVQELTTDEKVAMLENSKGELWKQKVSLEQKLGEVRRRMEKEEEGVPK